Below is a genomic region from Gemmatimonadota bacterium.
GCGCGAGATCGAACGCGTATCGTGCAGTCCGAGGTAGCTCCACGTGTCGCCGCCATTGGTGGAGCGGTAGACGCCGCCGCCCCACGATGAACTTTGCCGATTGTTTTGTTCACCGGTGCCGGCCCAGACGATCTTCGAGTCACCCTCGAAAATGGCGAGCGCACCAAAGGTATTGTCGGGCTGCCCAACGAAGCTGTCCTTCCAGGTGAGTCCGTTGTTAGTGGACTTCCAGACGCCGCCCGACGCCGCGCCGACGTACAACACGGCCGGGTTCTTGGGATCGATTTGCAGATCGTGAATGCGGCCGCCCGTGGCGGCGGGGCCGATCTCGCGAAAGTGCAGCGCGTCGAAGGGGCCACTCGCGCTCTGTGCGCGCGCCAACGACGACAGTGAGGCCGAGGCCACGAGGACGGCGAGGCAAAGGACGCGACGCACGATAGGAATCTCCCGCTGGTGAGGACAGCCGTGAATCAAAACACTGACTCTTGAATATGGTGTGGCGCGGCGTGCAGTGCCGCGTCATACTTCCGCATGCGTCTACTACGAGCAACCGTCAGGAGCGTCAGCGTGCGACTGCGATTCATTTCGCTTGGGGTGCTGGTGGTCGGAGTCGCCTGCGCTGGCGGTCCGCCGCCCGCCAGCGGCGACATTCCGGCCAACGCCATCGCGCCCTCGCTCGGCGTGAACCTCGCCGAGTATACGCGCACCCCCGAAGGATTGATGTACAAAGATGTCGCCATCGGCACGGGCGCTGCGGTCGATTCGCGCAGCAAGGTGACCGTCGCCTACCGTTTGCTCCTCGCCAACGGCATTCAGGTGGACAGCTCGGCCCGACTCACATTCAAGCTGGGGGCCGGCAATGTCATCAAGGGCTGGCAGATCGGGCTGATGGGCATGCGCGAGGGTGGTGCGCGGATTCTCGTGATCCCTTCGCACCTTGGCTATGGCTGGAAAGAAGTCGGGTCGATTCCGCCGTATTCGACGCTGCTCTTTCGGGTGCAGCTCATTGAGGTCGCGCCGTAGCAGCGTCCCCGGGAGGGCGCAGGCCATCCGTGTGCACGGCTCCTACAGCACCAAGTCCCGCGAGCGAAACCACGCGCGGGTTGGCGCCGCGTGGCCAAGCCCCTCAGCCGATTGACCCGCCGAGCATCGTCGCCACAAGCAGGAGCATCCCCAACGCGGGGAATGACTTCCGGAGCGGGTCGCGAATCTTGATGTGCATCGCCAGCGCACCGAGCATCAGCGCGCCAAGGAGCGACGCGGCAGGAATGACGACGATTGGGAACCAGAGTCCCGCAAGCAGGGCGACAGCGGCGCCGATCTTCAGCGTGCCGATCAGATACACAAACCACTGCGGCAGACCGTAGGCGGCGAACTCCTCGAGCATCGTCTGGGCGGTGCCCCCGCGATACGAGGTGCTGCGACCGAATCGCAGAATCCAGACGTTCAGGAGACCAACGGCCGCGATCACCTGACATATGGCTATGATGTTATGCATACCGCTCCGATCCGACGTCCGTGAACGCGCGCGAGAAGCCACCTCCTCACTATACCACAATGATGCCGCTCCAATGGATGACGTTGATACCGCGCGGCATCTCGGCGATCGCGTTCGCCTGGTACGGAGTGACGCTGCTCGGGAAGCAGACGATGGTGCCAGAGTTTGAGAACTACGGAATGGCGCGATTGCGAACCCTCACCGGCGTGCTGCAGCTGGCGGGGAGCGCCGGTCTGGTGCTGGGAGGCTGGTACCGCCCGCTGCTCCTCCTGTCCGCCGCCGGACTGGCGCTCATGATGGTGGTCGCCGTCATGGTACGCGTCCGCTGCGGCGACAAGATAGCGGCCATGGTTCCCGCGGCCGCGTTGTGTGCGCTCAATAGCTACATCGTGGTGACGGCCTGATCGCCAGGGACCGTCGACGTCATCACCGAGATGGCAGCAGGCGGTCGCAAACGGTCGCGATGCAAGAGAGGCGCGGCAACGAGATCGTTGCCGCGCCTCTCTCCCACGGACGGGGTGAGATTCGAACTCACGGTACGCTTTCACGTACACACACTTTCCAG
It encodes:
- a CDS encoding FKBP-type peptidyl-prolyl cis-trans isomerase, whose product is MRLRFISLGVLVVGVACAGGPPPASGDIPANAIAPSLGVNLAEYTRTPEGLMYKDVAIGTGAAVDSRSKVTVAYRLLLANGIQVDSSARLTFKLGAGNVIKGWQIGLMGMREGGARILVIPSHLGYGWKEVGSIPPYSTLLFRVQLIEVAP
- a CDS encoding DoxX family protein — its product is MHNIIAICQVIAAVGLLNVWILRFGRSTSYRGGTAQTMLEEFAAYGLPQWFVYLIGTLKIGAAVALLAGLWFPIVVIPAASLLGALMLGALAMHIKIRDPLRKSFPALGMLLLVATMLGGSIG
- a CDS encoding DoxX family protein, whose product is MMPLQWMTLIPRGISAIAFAWYGVTLLGKQTMVPEFENYGMARLRTLTGVLQLAGSAGLVLGGWYRPLLLLSAAGLALMMVVAVMVRVRCGDKIAAMVPAAALCALNSYIVVTA